A single window of Methanobrevibacter arboriphilus JCM 13429 = DSM 1125 DNA harbors:
- a CDS encoding AbrB/MazE/SpoVT family DNA-binding domain-containing protein, translating to MIKAETNIYDKFQTVIPKKIREKLGLTKDHVIEWIADENGKVELKFRKKLTDDDVKGMISLKEKTNAVKLVDDIYKKGDKKI from the coding sequence ATGATAAAAGCTGAAACAAATATTTATGACAAATTTCAAACCGTAATACCTAAAAAAATAAGAGAAAAATTAGGATTAACAAAAGATCATGTTATTGAATGGATTGCCGATGAAAATGGAAAAGTAGAGCTAAAATTTAGAAAAAAATTAACTGATGATGATGTAAAAGGCATGATATCTTTAAAAGAAAAAACAAATGCAGTTAAATTAGTAGACGATATCTATAAAAAAGGAGATAAAAAAATATGA